GGTGGAGACTTCTTAAGGCTCATCTTTTGACAAAGTGGGGTCTCCTAGGAAGGGACCTCCAAAAGAAGTAAGTGCATGTATAGAAAATTGAaaatatctacatatatatataatacacctcACCCCTATAAGGAGCGCGGGactactagttttttttttttttctgacctaGCAGTACTagtaacccccaatagttgccccagtggtaatagtgacaccagccgccaccctcccctccccttgacactgcccccagtagtgatagtgacacccctcccccgcaggacaagtacactgacagcaccctacTTCACGGCGCGACAAGTACAATGACAGcaaccccctccctccccaccccctgACAATTACGCTAGCACCCCCCACCTAGTCACTCCCGgataagtacactgacagcaccccccaacaagtacactgacagcacccgcaaacccccccccccagctccacaAGTGCCATGACAGCCCCCccgacaagtacactaacagccccCCCACCCTCTGACAAGTACACTAATAGCCCCCCtaacaagtacactaacagctccCCCCCTGACAAGTACATTGACAGTACCCCCCCATGGTGCAACAAGTACACTAGCAGCACTCCCACCCCCCCAAGTACAGTAACAGCAGCCCCCATCCAAAAGTATTCTGACCTGACAGCACCCCCAACTCACCTGACAAGTTCACTACCAgcaccccttccctccctccccccccatcaCGACAGGTACACTGACAGACCCCCCCCGACAAGTACATTGACAGCACCCTCCCGCACAGTGCaataagtacactgacagcaccccagCCGCCCGCCGGTGCGACAAGTACATCGACAGCACTCCCCCCCATGACAAGTACACTGTCAGCAcaccttcccccctccctccaagtAACAGTTACCATCTGCTGCTTGATAGTCCCCGTGGGAAAGCACGATCACGGCCTGACAGCAGCTACTGTGCATTTGCAAACTGTACCGGGCTTGTCCACAGGCTTAGGGACGATGAGATCATCAacatggggggcgggggggggtcactcctgtaggtaagtatataacttttgtatggctcatattcaatgcacaaagtatattacaaagtgcattgtaaggcccatacagaagtgcatacatatACTTGTCacaacgggacaacccctttaaccctttgcaatccactgactgatgacatcaaagacattctgatttaaggctgtacagctccgatgtcagaagacgtccggcagggtattcttactgtatattactggccgctctgttgttgggagcctctccagcaagtcacataccgcagtactgtctctagccagcagatggcggcattgtataatggcagaaagagaaagccccctagcaaaccctaaatccaaaattggattgcaaagggttaattcatgAACCTCTCAGATGTCTGATTTCTTCATGAATTTCGATCTTGGTGAATCTCTTCTCTTATCTCTGctgtaaattctttattttcagtAGATTTCTATTGAATTTCTTTTTAAaagagaggaataacagaggaatttaCTGCAAGTAACAACCCAACGCTTTATATGTGACCACAATGTAGGCCCCAAATATACAGCAGAAAGAATCTACCCcagtttcccgaaaataagacctaccctgaaaataagccctacccagattttttgggaaggcttgaaatacaagcctgaccctgaaaataagccctagctgcattacatttaaaaaacaaattgaatacttacctagcaggattgatccaggtcctcctgctgctgcctggagctccgccgtgcgtcctgcagttctcgttcacacacagaagatcacttcttggttatgggattcataaatcccacctccaggaagtgatggctgctattggttctcgagcactgctcagccaatccatgcagcgctcgatgaactaatgcgatggctgtgattggttcgcgttgtggaggcagaatttatgaattggccaatcaatgccacggctcagcgtGTCGTAggtctagagagcagcgggagggacctgaactgagcctggtaggtaagtataataagacattccccaaaaataagacccgaTGCCTGTTTTGtgacaaaaatttatataagacagggtcttattttcaggaaaacattgTATCATTATGACAACTGTCCATTAACAGGTTAATAGTGATCTTGTGCCGTGCAGCCCCGCCCTGTAGTCAACAGAAGAAAACTTGCTCATAGGTCTATGAGGGTCAGGAAGTAGTAGTTTCGTTTCTCTCTTCCTCTGTCAGCCATGGCGTCTGCTGCTGTGAGAGACGAgctgctctgctccatctgtctgagcacttatacagatcctgtaatgctgagatgtggacacaacttctgccGGGTCTGTATTCATCGTGTGCTGGATACACAGGACGAGGCTGGAGTTTATTCCTGTCCTGAATGCAGAGAGGAGTCTCAGGAGCGGCCGGCACTGATGAGATGCTTAGCTCTGTGTAACATCGTGGAGAACCTCCTGATTACTCCTCCGACACAGACGGAAGCCGGGATCTtctgcacttactgtgtggactCTCCTGTACCGGCTGCTAAATCCTGTCTGCTGTGTGAAGCTTCTCTGTGCGAGAAACACCTGAGAGTTCACAGCAAGTCAGCAGAACACGTCTTATGTGAGCCCAGCGCCAACCTGGGGAGCAGGAAATGTTCTGTCCATAAGAAGATCCTGGAATATTACTGCACTGAGGACGCCGCTTGTATCTGTGTGTCCTGCAGTTTGGCCGGAGAACATCGGGGTCATCGGGTGGAGATGCTGGACGAGGCCtctgagaagaagaaggagagactGAGAAATGTTCTCCAGAAACTGATCACAAggagggagcagactgaggaaaGAGTCCGGAGTCTGGAGGAGTGCAGGAGGAaagctcaagaaaaagcatctggAGAAGCTGAGAGAGTCACTGCCCTGTGTAGAGACATCAGGAGACAGCTGGACGATGTGGAGAAGAGGGCACTGAGCGAGATCTCCAGGCAGGAAAAGGAAGAGTCATTCTCACTTTCTGTTCTCATCCagaagctggaaatacagaaggacgagctgtccaggaagatgagacACATGGAGGAGCTGTGTAACATGACTGATCCACTGACTGTCTTACAGGAACCAGACACCGGGGACTTGTGTGATCCTGAAGACACGGGGGGACATGATGCAGGTGATGGGGAcacggggggacatgatggaggtgatggggacacgggGGGACATGGTGAACCGCTTCATGATGTAGATGGTCCGGATGTGGCTGTGATCtcagacacattacacacattagATGACATAATAAGAGATATAAGGAGGGGGATCTATGTGGAGGGTCCTGTAGACATATTACTGGATGTAAGCACAGCTGCTAATAATATCCATATATCAGATGACCTGAAAACTGCAACCGGGACACAAGAGAACCAGAACCATCCAGAAACAGCAGAGAGATTCCAGTATAATCAGGTGATGAGCAGGAGGGGATTCTCCTCAGGACGATATTACTGGGATGTGGAGGGCAGTAGATCAGGGGGGTGGAGGGTGGGGATGTGTTACCCCAGTATagacaggagggggcagcagtcaTACATTGGCTATAATAACAAGTCCTGGAGTTTGTGGAGGGGTAATAATCAGTACTCAGTGAGACATGACAGTAAAGTGATCCGGTTACCTCACATTATATCCAGTAATAGAGTCAGGATCTGTCTGGATTATGAGGCCGGGCGGCTGTCGTTTTATGAGCTGTGTGACCccatcagacacttacacaccttcACTGCCTCCTTCACCGAGCCGCTTCATGCTGTATTACGTGTATATGATGGTTCAATAACGATATTGGGAGAAGCAACAACTGGGAGAAACCATAATAGAAACTGACCAGAGACAGGACTGAAAGACAACCTGATTGGTAGATCAAACAGCCAATGGGATGAATGAGGTGGGGCTGCAGGTGATTATAACCAAAGCCAGGCCCACTTGACCATTTTCCCGGAGTAGGGGACTGCGTATCCCTGCGTATTGTCATGTTCTTACACGGTTATGCCTGCACATGTACACGTATTTTACGCACGCTGTCCTGCGCCGGctggctggtttcttctttttttcactttccttctcctgtctcctggcaacataaaACCGCCatacatatggaatgtaattgTGTAAGCGCTGTGTTgtgaacgcacccatagagaacaatagggctgttatGTGCAttatatgcggtaaaatagaacatgctgcgctctttaTTACGCACATAACATACGCAATAAAATACAGGCAAGCGTGAGCGGAACAGTGAGAGCAATGTCCTTTCATTGACACCTTTTGCGCGTATTATATGCGTGCGCTGTTAGTGCGATGGAATGCTACAGCTATATTCTTGTGCTCCGAATCCAGCGGGGTTCAGTTCGAGCTGCTTGAAGGATCATAGACTCGGTCACACAGCATTCTGCGTAATCAGCTGATTCtccctttattagaaaaaaatagaaatatttatacgtttttttAGACTCAGACATTGAAAACGAGCCGAACAACAGCCCTTATTTATAGAGAGCGAAGGGCAGGATGGCGCAGGAGAGACCATTGGGACTTCTCTCACAGTACATTGTGTGTGTTATACCCAATGCACATATGTTGGTGCCCGGCCTATCTGACCGCTGTCCTTATGACTAGATCACATGTGGGGGATCCGCTGTGATTGTATTCTGGGTGTGATCCCTGTGTCTCCTTATGGATAATCCTCCGTGTGTCATTGCTGTTTATCCCAATGATGTCTGATCTACTACATCACATGAACCAGCAGTCCTATATTACCAGGATTGTCCCCCAAAAGAGAGCGCTAAGTGGGTGAAGTCCATGAAAATCTGCATAAAGGTGGCATCCTGGTATGTTTGTGGGGCTCCTGGGTAGATCCGGTCGGGttcaagactgggttcacacgggactgaaatctcgcggaatgaccgcacggaaatactgcgagatttctgcgagAGAAATGCAGCTTTAAACCCATGGCCTTTCGTCGCGGGTTTAGGAGCGGCTTcaccgcctgcattccgctgcggccatctctccatagagaggagagaatcCACTGCGGAAGCGGGGAAATAATTGATATGCCACGTCTTTGAGTTCCGTGTGGCTTGTCAATCTCAGTGCGGCTCGGTCGCagcgtatggatgagatttttgtaaatctcctgcactttgctggctaatcccaggattaaagtcgcaggcggaatttctgtgcagaaagtctgcacggaaattttgcagcaattgcgccccgtgtgaacgcagcctaagtgTTGTGAATGACGCTTCATTAGGGTTAAATGCAAATAACGCTCCACATACACGGAGATCGCTGTGCGCAGCTCGTCCGTGGAGCCGTCCTACGGATGAGCGTCTGTAGAGCGCCGGACACTTCCTGTGTAGCACCCGGCCCTGGGATCTTGTCTTATGGACACATCAGATGTATTTATTATGGTGACATTCTACCCAAAGGGGAACGCTGAAGTCACGCGGATGATTTACCGCAGTCTTACTGCTTATCACATGTAAGGTCTTGTGACTGTGGACCCCGAT
The nucleotide sequence above comes from Eleutherodactylus coqui strain aEleCoq1 chromosome 2, aEleCoq1.hap1, whole genome shotgun sequence. Encoded proteins:
- the LOC136611063 gene encoding E3 ubiquitin/ISG15 ligase TRIM25-like; this encodes MASAAVRDELLCSICLSTYTDPVMLRCGHNFCRVCIHRVLDTQDEAGVYSCPECREESQERPALMRCLALCNIVENLLITPPTQTEAGIFCTYCVDSPVPAAKSCLLCEASLCEKHLRVHSKSAEHVLCEPSANLGSRKCSVHKKILEYYCTEDAACICVSCSLAGEHRGHRVEMLDEASEKKKERLRNVLQKLITRREQTEERVRSLEECRRKAQEKASGEAERVTALCRDIRRQLDDVEKRALSEISRQEKEESFSLSVLIQKLEIQKDELSRKMRHMEELCNMTDPLTVLQEPDTGDLCDPEDTGGHDAGDGDTGGHDGGDGDTGGHGEPLHDVDGPDVAVISDTLHTLDDIIRDIRRGIYVEGPVDILLDVSTAANNIHISDDLKTATGTQENQNHPETAERFQYNQVMSRRGFSSGRYYWDVEGSRSGGWRVGMCYPSIDRRGQQSYIGYNNKSWSLWRGNNQYSVRHDSKVIRLPHIISSNRVRICLDYEAGRLSFYELCDPIRHLHTFTASFTEPLHAVLRVYDGSITILGEATTGRNHNRN